A portion of the Sulfuricurvum kujiense DSM 16994 genome contains these proteins:
- the rplE gene encoding 50S ribosomal protein L5 — protein MARLKDKYLALKPELQTTLGIANVMQVPALEKVIISVGCGFAMKDNKLIQNIQDTISNIAGQRAMVVNARKSVAGFKVREGMPVGVKVTLRGAQMYDFMDKLISVSLPRVKDFRGIPRNGFDGRGNYNFGITEQLIFPEVDYDSIMQIHGMNITVVTSATADKDAFKLLEMLGMPFAKGRE, from the coding sequence ATGGCACGACTAAAAGATAAATATTTGGCTCTTAAACCAGAGCTTCAAACAACTTTAGGGATTGCAAACGTAATGCAAGTTCCTGCTTTGGAAAAAGTGATCATCTCTGTCGGTTGTGGTTTTGCCATGAAAGACAATAAATTGATCCAAAACATCCAAGACACGATCAGCAACATTGCCGGTCAACGTGCGATGGTTGTTAATGCTCGCAAATCAGTTGCGGGATTTAAAGTACGTGAAGGGATGCCGGTCGGTGTTAAAGTGACACTACGCGGTGCTCAAATGTATGATTTCATGGACAAATTGATCTCTGTATCACTTCCGCGTGTTAAAGACTTCCGTGGTATTCCACGTAACGGTTTTGACGGTCGCGGTAACTACAACTTCGGTATTACCGAACAGTTGATTTTCCCGGAAGTTGATTACGATTCAATTATGCAAATCCACGGGATGAACATCACTGTGGTTACATCTGCAACAGCTGACAAAGATGCGTTCAAGCTTCTTGAAATGCTCGGTATGCCGTTTGCTAAAGGGAGAGAATAA
- the rplF gene encoding 50S ribosomal protein L6 yields MSRIGKLPISIPADVKATLEGTVLTFTKGATTQTLDTLGNCGVALDGNTLTFSTNSDQRTDRAFWGTYRALAANIITGLTTGFEKKLEINGVGYRAAVNGNVLNLQLGFSHDINYDIPAGISMAVEKNVISIKGADKQQVGQIAAEIRSFRPPEPYKGKGVKYSDETILRKAGKTSKK; encoded by the coding sequence ATGTCACGTATTGGAAAACTTCCTATTTCTATCCCTGCTGATGTAAAAGCAACGCTTGAGGGAACTGTATTGACATTTACCAAAGGTGCAACAACACAGACCTTGGATACTCTTGGTAACTGCGGTGTAGCGCTTGACGGTAATACTTTGACGTTTAGCACAAATTCTGATCAACGTACTGATCGCGCTTTCTGGGGCACATACCGTGCATTGGCAGCAAACATCATTACAGGTTTGACTACCGGTTTTGAGAAAAAACTGGAAATCAACGGGGTTGGTTATCGTGCAGCGGTTAACGGGAATGTATTGAATCTTCAACTCGGTTTCAGTCATGATATCAACTACGATATTCCAGCCGGAATTTCAATGGCAGTTGAGAAAAACGTTATCAGCATCAAAGGTGCAGACAAACAACAAGTTGGTCAAATCGCTGCTGAGATCCGATCATTCCGTCCACCTGAGCCGTACAAAGGTAAAGGTGTTAAATATTCTGATGAGACTATCCTGCGTAAAGCCGGTAAGACATCTAAGAAATAA
- the rpsH gene encoding 30S ribosomal protein S8 translates to MINDLIADSLTRIRNAAMRRLDSTTLVHSKVVEAVVAILADKGYIESFNVVEDGVKKTINVVLKYDEKGRTVINEVKRVSKPGRRVYKGKDELKRFKNGYGTIIVSSSKGVLPNDKAFELGVGGEVLCTIW, encoded by the coding sequence ATGATTAATGATTTGATCGCGGATTCGTTGACTCGTATCCGTAATGCGGCTATGCGTCGTTTAGATTCTACAACATTGGTACACTCTAAAGTTGTAGAAGCTGTGGTTGCCATTTTGGCAGACAAAGGCTACATCGAGAGCTTTAACGTTGTTGAAGACGGCGTTAAAAAAACAATCAATGTAGTATTGAAATACGACGAAAAAGGTCGTACGGTTATTAATGAAGTAAAACGTGTCTCTAAACCGGGACGTCGTGTTTACAAAGGTAAAGATGAACTAAAACGTTTCAAAAACGGTTACGGTACCATCATTGTCAGCAGTTCTAAAGGGGTTCTTCCTAACGATAAAGCATTCGAGCTTGGCGTAGGCGGAGAAGTCCTTTGTACAATTTGGTAA
- the secY gene encoding preprotein translocase subunit SecY codes for MNQQLVNKILITIGFLFIYRLLAYVPVPGVDTAVIASFFNSHQADALGLFNMFSGNAVERLSIISLGIMPYITASIIMELLAATFPNLAQMKKERDGMVKYMQIIRYATIVITIVQAIGVSVGLQSMTGQDGASAILVDHSTFVTLAVVSMLAGTMLLMWIGEQITQSGIGNGVSLIIFAGIVSAIPSAISQAVTMVNTGAMGFLSLLGIIALIIATILVIIYVELGERRIPVTYAKKTMMQNQNKRVMNYIPVKVNLSGVIPVIFASAILMFPMTVMSSSTNPTVQAIADVLNPNHYFFNFLTFLFVVFFAFFYASIVFNAKDISENLKRQGGFIPGVRPGESTKEFLNDTAGRLTITGAIYLGLIATLPWVIVKAMGVPFFFGGTAVLIVVQVALDTMRRIEAQVYMSKYQTLSAVGL; via the coding sequence ATGAACCAACAACTTGTAAACAAGATCTTAATTACGATCGGTTTTCTTTTCATCTACCGTCTACTGGCATACGTGCCGGTACCGGGTGTTGACACAGCCGTTATCGCTTCATTTTTTAACTCTCATCAAGCTGACGCGTTAGGTCTATTCAATATGTTCAGCGGTAACGCCGTAGAACGTCTCTCGATCATCTCTCTGGGTATCATGCCTTATATCACCGCATCTATCATCATGGAACTTTTAGCAGCGACTTTCCCTAACTTAGCGCAAATGAAAAAAGAGCGTGACGGTATGGTTAAATACATGCAAATTATCCGTTATGCAACGATAGTGATTACGATTGTTCAGGCAATCGGAGTGAGCGTCGGACTGCAAAGCATGACCGGACAAGACGGCGCGAGCGCTATTTTGGTCGATCACAGTACATTTGTAACGTTGGCAGTCGTTTCGATGCTTGCGGGGACAATGTTGTTGATGTGGATCGGTGAGCAGATTACGCAAAGCGGAATCGGGAACGGTGTGTCGTTAATCATTTTTGCGGGGATTGTTTCGGCAATTCCGAGTGCGATTTCGCAAGCAGTAACAATGGTAAATACCGGAGCGATGGGATTCTTGTCGTTACTTGGAATTATTGCCCTTATTATTGCAACGATTTTGGTCATCATCTATGTTGAGCTTGGAGAACGCCGTATACCGGTTACCTATGCGAAAAAGACGATGATGCAAAATCAAAATAAACGGGTTATGAACTACATTCCGGTCAAAGTGAATCTTTCAGGGGTTATTCCGGTTATTTTCGCTTCGGCTATTTTGATGTTCCCGATGACTGTTATGTCTTCGAGCACTAATCCGACGGTTCAAGCGATTGCAGACGTACTTAACCCGAACCATTATTTCTTTAACTTTTTGACATTTCTATTTGTTGTATTTTTTGCGTTTTTCTATGCGTCAATCGTGTTCAATGCAAAAGATATTTCAGAGAATCTTAAACGTCAAGGCGGATTTATCCCTGGTGTTAGACCGGGTGAATCAACGAAAGAGTTTTTGAATGACACGGCGGGACGTTTGACGATTACCGGGGCTATTTATCTCGGATTGATCGCAACATTGCCGTGGGTTATCGTTAAAGCGATGGGAGTACCGTTCTTCTTCGGAGGGACGGCGGTTTTGATCGTTGTTCAGGTTGCACTGGATACGATGCGTCGTATTGAAGCGCAAGTGTACATGTCTAAATATCAAACCCTCAGCGCGGTTGGCCTGTAA
- the rpmC gene encoding 50S ribosomal protein L29, with the protein MKYTDLNGKTAAELQGMLKEKKIELFTLKIKQKMMQLTNTSELRTAKKDIARINTAMNAVK; encoded by the coding sequence ATGAAATATACTGATTTGAACGGCAAAACAGCTGCTGAACTTCAAGGGATGCTCAAAGAGAAAAAGATTGAGCTTTTCACTTTGAAAATTAAGCAAAAAATGATGCAATTGACTAACACGAGCGAACTTCGCACGGCAAAGAAAGACATTGCACGCATTAACACTGCTATGAACGCAGTGAAGTAA
- the rpsQ gene encoding 30S ribosomal protein S17 — MTHKREIQGIVVTKAGEKTATIVVERRVMHPRYHKTVKRFKKYMIHDENNQLNIGDEVIAIECRPLSKSKSFRLKTLVKGVNA; from the coding sequence ATGACACATAAACGTGAAATTCAAGGTATCGTAGTGACTAAGGCCGGCGAAAAAACAGCAACTATCGTTGTTGAGCGCCGTGTTATGCATCCGCGTTACCACAAAACGGTAAAACGTTTCAAAAAATATATGATTCATGACGAAAACAACCAACTTAACATTGGTGATGAAGTGATCGCGATCGAGTGCCGCCCACTTTCAAAAAGCAAATCGTTTCGTCTTAAAACTCTTGTTAAAGGAGTGAATGCATGA
- the rplX gene encoding 50S ribosomal protein L24 encodes MAKFNFKKGDIVEVIAGDDKGTKAELLQVMPKKNKVIVKGCRVAKKAIKPSEQNPQGGFLNKEMPIDASNVRKVEA; translated from the coding sequence ATGGCAAAATTTAATTTCAAAAAAGGCGATATCGTTGAAGTAATCGCCGGTGACGATAAAGGGACTAAAGCAGAATTGCTTCAAGTTATGCCTAAGAAAAACAAAGTAATCGTTAAAGGTTGCCGTGTTGCTAAAAAAGCAATCAAACCTAGCGAACAAAATCCACAAGGCGGATTTTTGAACAAAGAGATGCCGATCGATGCATCGAATGTCCGCAAAGTAGAGGCATAA
- the rplP gene encoding 50S ribosomal protein L16, translating into MLMPKRTKYRKMMKGRNRGYATNANKLDFGSIGFKATEAGRINSRQIEAARIAANRHIKRQGKIWIRVFPAKPLTAKPLEVRMGKGKGSVDQWVMNIKPGRIIFEMGGVEETLAREALSLAMQKLPFKTKIVTAEMSNEIY; encoded by the coding sequence ATGTTGATGCCTAAACGTACGAAATATCGTAAAATGATGAAAGGGCGTAACCGCGGTTACGCTACGAATGCCAACAAACTTGATTTCGGTTCAATCGGATTCAAGGCAACGGAAGCGGGACGTATCAACTCTCGCCAAATCGAAGCGGCTCGTATTGCAGCAAACCGTCATATCAAACGTCAAGGTAAAATCTGGATCCGTGTGTTCCCGGCTAAACCATTGACTGCCAAACCACTTGAAGTGCGTATGGGTAAAGGTAAAGGTTCTGTTGACCAATGGGTAATGAACATCAAACCAGGCCGTATCATTTTTGAAATGGGTGGTGTTGAAGAGACTCTTGCGCGTGAAGCATTATCGCTTGCGATGCAAAAACTTCCGTTCAAAACCAAAATTGTAACTGCGGAGATGAGCAATGAAATATACTGA
- the rplO gene encoding 50S ribosomal protein L15 → MALENLTPAEGSTHSKKRLGRGQGSGQGKTAGKGHKGQKARKGYNEKRNFEGGQQPLARRLPKFGFTSRVVKPTTINVEKVKEIAALSEITMETIRSVHRLAKSVVSVKLVGASAKDLASKIKDENVTTTGN, encoded by the coding sequence ATGGCATTAGAAAACCTTACTCCTGCTGAGGGTTCTACCCACAGCAAAAAACGTCTTGGACGTGGTCAAGGAAGCGGTCAGGGTAAAACTGCCGGTAAAGGTCACAAAGGTCAAAAAGCGCGTAAAGGTTACAATGAAAAACGTAACTTTGAGGGTGGACAACAACCACTTGCTCGCCGTTTGCCGAAATTCGGTTTTACATCACGTGTTGTTAAACCGACAACAATCAATGTTGAAAAAGTAAAAGAGATTGCCGCACTTTCGGAAATCACTATGGAAACCATCCGTAGTGTACACCGATTGGCAAAATCGGTTGTCAGCGTTAAACTTGTTGGCGCAAGCGCTAAAGATTTAGCATCTAAAATCAAAGATGAAAACGTTACAACAACTGGTAACTAA
- the rplR gene encoding 50S ribosomal protein L18, whose protein sequence is MTGKTLKNKSAKRLQRKRRIRSKISGCASLPRVSIFRSNRYISAQAINDEAAVTLAAVHSKTLGLKANKADAEKAAAVFAKNLKDAGISEVTFDRNGFLYHGVVKAFAEALRANEIKF, encoded by the coding sequence ATGACAGGTAAAACACTTAAAAACAAATCGGCAAAACGTCTTCAGCGTAAGCGCCGTATTCGCTCTAAAATTTCTGGATGCGCGTCATTGCCGCGTGTTTCTATTTTCCGCTCAAACCGCTACATCAGCGCGCAAGCGATCAATGATGAAGCAGCGGTAACATTAGCAGCAGTACACTCAAAAACTTTGGGTCTTAAAGCGAACAAAGCCGATGCTGAAAAAGCGGCGGCAGTATTTGCTAAAAACCTCAAAGATGCCGGGATCAGTGAAGTTACGTTCGATCGTAACGGATTTTTGTATCACGGTGTTGTAAAAGCGTTTGCCGAAGCACTTCGTGCAAATGAAATCAAGTTTTAA
- a CDS encoding type Z 30S ribosomal protein S14 produces MAKKSMIAKAARTPKFAVRAYTRCQICGRPHSVISDFGICRVCFRKMANEGLIPGVRKSSW; encoded by the coding sequence ATGGCTAAGAAGTCAATGATCGCTAAAGCGGCGCGTACACCTAAGTTCGCAGTTCGTGCTTATACTCGTTGTCAGATCTGCGGTCGTCCGCACTCTGTCATCAGTGATTTTGGAATTTGTCGCGTTTGCTTCCGTAAAATGGCAAACGAAGGGTTGATCCCAGGCGTTAGAAAGTCAAGCTGGTAA
- the rpsE gene encoding 30S ribosomal protein S5 translates to MQAINREEFSEAIVNIGRVTKVVKGGRRFRFTALVVVGNKKGTVGYGVGKAKEVPDAIRKAVDEAFKNLTEVKIKGTTIAHDIEVKYNASRILLKPASEGTGVIAGGATRPVLELAGIQDILTKSLGSNNPNTVVRATIDALSRIKG, encoded by the coding sequence ATGCAAGCGATTAACAGAGAAGAATTTTCAGAAGCGATTGTAAACATCGGTCGTGTAACTAAAGTTGTAAAGGGTGGTAGACGTTTTCGTTTTACCGCTCTAGTCGTTGTAGGAAATAAAAAAGGAACCGTAGGTTACGGAGTCGGAAAAGCGAAAGAAGTTCCAGACGCTATCCGTAAAGCGGTCGACGAAGCGTTCAAAAATTTGACAGAAGTTAAGATCAAAGGTACTACCATTGCTCATGACATCGAAGTTAAATATAACGCGAGTCGTATCTTGCTTAAACCTGCATCAGAAGGTACAGGGGTTATCGCCGGTGGCGCTACCCGTCCGGTACTTGAGCTTGCGGGAATCCAAGACATTTTGACGAAGTCTTTGGGTTCTAACAATCCAAACACCGTGGTACGTGCAACAATCGATGCACTATCACGTATTAAAGGATAA
- the rplN gene encoding 50S ribosomal protein L14, with product MIQSFTRLAVADNTGAKELMCIKVLGGSKRRYATVGDVIIASVKKAAPTGKIKKGQVVTAVVVRTKKEVHRENGSLIRFDENAAVILDKKREPIGTRIFGPVSREVRYAGFMKIVSLAPEVV from the coding sequence ATGATTCAAAGTTTTACTCGTTTAGCGGTAGCCGATAACACAGGAGCTAAAGAGCTTATGTGTATCAAGGTTCTTGGCGGTTCAAAACGTCGTTATGCAACAGTAGGTGATGTTATCATCGCTTCTGTTAAAAAAGCGGCTCCAACCGGTAAGATCAAAAAAGGTCAAGTTGTTACAGCAGTTGTTGTACGTACGAAAAAAGAAGTTCACCGTGAAAACGGTTCACTTATCCGTTTCGACGAAAATGCAGCCGTAATCCTTGATAAAAAACGTGAGCCGATCGGTACACGTATTTTCGGACCAGTAAGCCGTGAAGTTCGTTATGCTGGATTCATGAAAATCGTATCACTTGCTCCAGAGGTTGTATGA